In Ipomoea triloba cultivar NCNSP0323 chromosome 15, ASM357664v1, one genomic interval encodes:
- the LOC116006859 gene encoding laccase-7-like translates to MAQHTSLTLPCVLVLSFAFSVVLADVVEHSFYVEDNMIVNQLCSQQVITAVNGSLPGPTIAVREGDTLVVHVFNLSPYNLTIHWHGIFQYLSGWADGPAYVTQCPILPGNSYTYKFTITGQEGTLWWHAHVSMLRATVYGALVIYPTPGRSYPFTPPDDEFIILLGEWWNSNVIDVDEQGKLTGVGPNMSDAFTINGQPGDLYPCSSDSTYKINVVYGKTYLLRIINGALDDQLFFKIANHKMVVVAADAAYTTPYETDVVLLGPGQTTDVLMVADQSPGAYYMAARAYASAKSVPPPPFDNTTATAIITYVGAQSSSTPTMPVLPGFDDKDTAQRFHSSLTGLVNGPFWRPVPGPVDENMFVTVGLGLLPCANPGNIPCAIPGGLLRLTASMNNESFRLPTTLSILESHFNGVGGIYTDDFPDQPPVTFDYTNQQFSNLSVPANIAISMSRVSTKVKRLSYNSTVQIVLQNTALVGIESHPIHLHGYNFHILAQGFGNYDPVSDSSNFNLYNPQERNTIAVPAGGWAVIRFQANNPGAWIMHCHLDMHLEFGLATVFVVENGPTPETSLPPPPQDLPQC, encoded by the exons ATGGCACAACATACATCCTTAACACTTCCATGCGTTTTAGTTCTCAGTTTTGCTTTCTCGGTGGTTTTGGCTGATGTTGTCGAGCATTCATTTTAC GTTGAGGATAATATGATAGTGAACCAGCTGTGTAGTCAGCAAGTGATTACTGCTGTGAACGGAAGTCTTCCCGGTCCGACAATAGCCGTCCGAGAAGGAGACACCCTTGTTGTTCATGTTTTTAACCTTTCCCCCTACAATCTTACCATTCACTG GCATGGAATTTTTCAGTATTTAAGTGGGTGGGCAGATGGGCCAGCATATGTGACACAGTGTCCCATACTCCCGGGGAATAGCTACACCTACAAGTTTACAATAACCGGTCAAGAAGGAACTTTATGGTGGCACGCTCATGTTTCCATGCTCCGAGCCACTGTTTATGGTGCTCTCGTTATTTATCCTACGCCTGGTCGTTCCTATCCATTTACACCACCAGATGATGAATTCATAATTCTCCTAg GGGAGTGGTGGAATAGCAACGTTATTGATGTTGATGAACAAGGGAAGCTTACAGGCGTAGGACCAAATATGTCTGATGCCTTCACCATTAATGGCCAACCAGGCGATCTTTACCCATGCTCTTCTGATT CTACATATAAAATAAACGTGGTCTATGGCAAAACATATCTACTGCGCATCATCAACGGGGCACTTGACGACCAATTATTTTTCAAGATAGCCAATCATAAAATGGTAGTGGTCGCCGCCGACGCCGCCTACACAACCCCGTACGAAACCGACGTCGTACTTCTCGGCCCCGGACAAACCACGGACGTCCTCATGGTCGCCGATCAGTCTCCGGGGGCGTATTACATGGCCGCCAGAGCCTACGCCAGTGCCAAGTCggtgccgccgccgccgttcgacaacaccaccgccaccgcGATCATTACTTACGTCGGCGCGCAATCGTCATCAACCCCGACCATGCCTGTCTTGCCGGGCTTTGACGACAAAGATACGGCCCAAAGATTCCACAGTAGTTTGACCGGGCTGGTTAATGGGCCGTTCTGGAGACCCGTCCCCGGCCCGGTGGACGAAAACATGTTCGTTACAGTTGGATTGGGCCTTCTCCCCTGTGCAAACCCGGGTAACATTCCGTGTGCTATCCCAGGCGGGCTTTTGAGACTCACCGCATCTATGAACAACGAATCTTTCCGATTACCGACCACTTTGTCTATATTGGAATCACATTTTAACGGCGTTGGTGGGATCTACACCGACGATTTTCCCGACCAGCCGCCGGTAACGTTCGACTATACGAATCAACAATTCTCCAACCTTAGTGTTCCGGCCAACATAGCGATTTCTATGAGCAGAGTTTCAACTAAGGTGAAGAGGTTGTCGTATAATTCCACGGTCCAAATAGTGCTTCAAAATACTGCATTGGTGGGAATAGAAAGTCACCCTATACACTTGCACGGCTACAATTTCCACATTTTGGCTCAAGGCTTTGGGAACTATGATCCCGTTTCAGACTCGAGTAATTTCAACTTGTACAATCCTCAGGAACGTAATACCATTGCCGTCCCAGCTGGTGGATGGGCTGTCATTAGATTTCAAGCTAACAATCCAG GTGCATGGATAATGCATTGCCACTTAGATATGCATCTGGAGTTTGGTTTAGCCACCGTTTTTGTGGTTGAGAATGGACCGACACCAGAGACATCGTTGCCCCCACCGCCACAAGATCTTCCTCAATgttga
- the LOC116006301 gene encoding uncharacterized protein LOC116006301 gives MASLKASLILFFACSLFVQATLGEIICEELPTNVCAFSIASSGKRCLLENSATNEGKVEYQCKTSDVMVAKMAEYIETDQCVGDCGVDRNSVGISSDSLLEPEFTAKLCSPACHQNCPNIIDLYFNLAAGEGVYLPDLCDKQRSNPRRAMAELSSSGAAAASPATSESLVADAPESSPAPAPASL, from the exons ATGGCTTCTTTGAAAGCATCTTTGATTCTTTTCTTTGCGTGCTCTCTCTTTGTTCAAGCCACTCTtg GGGAGATCATTTGTGAGGAATTACCTACAAATGTTTGTGCATTTTCTATTGCTTCTTCTGGAAAGAGATGTTTGTTGGAAAACTCGGCTACTAATGAAGGGAAGGTAGAGTACCAGTGTAAGACGTCAGACGTGATGGTCGCGAAGATGGCCGAGTACATAGAGACTGACCAGTGCGTCGGAGATTGCGGTGTTGATAGAAACTCCGTCGGAATCTCGTCGGATTCCTTGCTTGAGCCAGAGTTCACCGCCAAACTCTGCTCTCCGGCATGCCACCAGAACTGCCCCAACATCATTGACCTTTACTTCAACTTAGCTGCCGGTGAAG GAGTGTATTTGCCTGACCTGTGTGACAAGCAAAGGAGCAACCCCCGGCGAGCCATGGCGGAGCTGTCCAGCAGTGGAGCGGCGGCGGCAAGCCCTGCCACCAGTGAAAGCCTTGTTGCTGATGCGCCGGAGTCTTCACCGGCACCAGCACCGGCTTCTCTGTAA